One window of the Equus quagga isolate Etosha38 unplaced genomic scaffold, UCLA_HA_Equagga_1.0 209742_RagTag, whole genome shotgun sequence genome contains the following:
- the LOC124233691 gene encoding epididymal-specific lipocalin-10-like → MGPGRLLPTLALALVLAVGSQPQEQIPREVHNLNWNKFAGFWYILAIASNAPGFLPSRDKRKLGACMVRVHKTGQLKVVLAFNRSQGCQSHTLLLRKDRKKAVFRNTLKGVEGFRVLCTDYSSGLVHLRLGRAGRSSKTLLLFSRQTTSSFPSMKKFVDTCEMLELSKSATILPKDASCAHTILP, encoded by the exons atggGGCCGGGGCGGTTGCTGCCCACGCTGGCCCTGGCACTGGTGCTGGCTGTGGGGTCCCAGCCGCAGGAGCAGATCCCCAGGGAGGTCCACAACCTCAACTGGAACAAG tTTGCAGGGTTCTGGTACATTCTTGCCATCGCCTCTAATGCCCCAGGATTCTTGCCGAGCAGAGACAAGAGGAAGCTGGGGGCGTGCATGGTGAGGGTTCACAAAACGGGTCAGCTGAAGGTGGTCCTCGCCTTCAACCG GTCGCAGGGGTGCCAGTCCCACACGTTACTTCTGCGGAAAGACAGGAAGAAGGCCGTGTTCAGGAACACCC TGAAGGGCGTGGAGGGCTTCCGCGTGCTGTGCACCGACTACAGCTCCGGCCTCGTGCACCTGCGCCTGGGCCGGGCCGGCCGCTCCTCCAAGACCCTACTGCTCTTCA GCAGACAGACCACATCCAGCTTCCCAAGTATGAAAAAATTCGTAGACACGTGTGAGATGTTGGAGCTCTCAAAGAGTGCAACCATTCTCCCGAAAGACG ccTCCTGTGCGCACACCATCCTGCCGTGA